A window of Caretta caretta isolate rCarCar2 chromosome 11, rCarCar1.hap1, whole genome shotgun sequence contains these coding sequences:
- the PRLH gene encoding prolactin-releasing peptide, whose protein sequence is MKLLAACFMYLLLTCLTLPKVECRLHERSMEIRNPDIDPSWYTGRGIRPVGRFGRRRAVVESSRKSGYGHRQACFPLEESSESIQDE, encoded by the exons ATGAAACTGCTGGCTGCCTGCTTCATGTACCTGCTGCTCACCTGTCTGACCCTGCCCAAAGTCGAATGCCGACTCCATGAGCGATCCATGGAAATCAGGA ACCCTGATATCGACCCTTCCTGGTACACGGGGCGTGGGATCAGACCCGTGGGACGGTTTGGCCGGAGGAGAGCAGTCGTGGAGAGCTCCCGGAAGTCGGGCTATGGACACAGGCAAGCTTGCTTCCCTCTAGAAGAAAGCAGTGAATCCATTCAAGATGAATGA